A genomic region of Solanum stenotomum isolate F172 unplaced genomic scaffold, ASM1918654v1 scaffold25311, whole genome shotgun sequence contains the following coding sequences:
- the LOC125851395 gene encoding 6,7,8-trihydroxycoumarin synthase-like — protein MMFFLFSLALSIIFIFLLHKAKMSRKTFLPPGPLGLPFIGNLHQYDSLNPHLYFWKLSQKYGKIFSLKIGSSTMVVISSAKLAKEVLKTQDLAFCSRPSFLGQQKLSYNGHDIAFAPYNEYWRNMRKVCVVHLFSLKKVQSFSLIREDEVSKVIKKISQQAAASQIINLSDTVISLTNTIICKIAFGITYDEETHEQRKFTELSTMAEELMTHFFFSDYFPMFGWLDKLFGNISRLEKNFNDLDEFFEELINQHLNPNRPKSMEGDIIDLLLQLRKEQSTSIDLTLDNIKGILMDILTGGTDTNAVAVIWSMTALMKNPKVMKKVQEEIRKSIRIKGIVNEDDIENMPYFNAVIKEIFRLYPPAPLLVPREAMEKSTLEGYEIQPGTIIHVNSWAIARDPEIWENPEEFIPERFLNSDIDFKGQNFELIPFGAGRRGCPGIALGVATINLILSNLLYAFDWELPYGMIKEDIDTDGMPGLAMHKKNALCLVPKNYTHT, from the exons ATGATGTTCTTTCTATTCTCATTAGCTCTttctattattttcatttttcttcttcataaagCCAAAATGAGTAGAAAAACCTTTCTACCACCAGGTCCATTAGGGCTACCTTTTATTGGAAATTTGCATCAATATGATAGTTTAAACCCTCATCTCTATTTTTGGAAACTTTCccaaaaatatggaaaaatattCTCATTGAAAATTGGATCTTCCACTATGGTAGTAATTTCTTCAGCAAAATTAGCAAAAGAAGTACTGAAAACACAAGATTTAGCATTTTGTAGTAGACCCTCTTTTCTTGGCCAACAAAAATTGTCTTACAATGGTCATGATATTGCCTTTGCACCTTACAATGAATATTGGAGGAATATGCGAAAGGTTTGTGTTGTTCATTTATTCAGTCTAAAAAAAGTGCAATCTTTTAGTCTAATTCGTGAAGATGAAGTATCAAAAGTGATCAAGAAAATATCTCAGCAAGCAGCCGCTtcacaaattataaatttgagcGACACAGTGATTTCACTAACAAATACAATTATTTGTAAAATTGCTTTTGGTATTACGTATGATGAAGAAACACATGAACAAAGGAAATTCACCGAACTTTCCACTATGGCAGAAGAGCTgatgacacatttttttttctcggATTATTTTCCTATGTTCGGTTGGCTTGATAAATTATTTGGAAATATTAGTAGACTTGAGAAGAATTTTAATGATTTAGATGAGTTTTTTGAAGAACTCATTAACCAACATCTCAATCCCAATAGACCAAAATCAATGGAAGGAGATATTATTGATCTTTTGCTTCAATTAAGGAAAGAACAATCAACTTCAATTGATCTTACTTTGGATAACATAAAGGGAATTCTCATG GATATATTAACGGGTGGAACAGACACTAATGCAGTTGCAGTAATATGGTCAATGACAGCCTTAATGAAAAATCCAAAAGTCATgaagaaagttcaagaagaaATTAGGAAATCAATTAGGATTAAAGGCATTGTGAATGAAGATGATATTGAAAACATGCCTTATTTCAATGCAGTGATAAAAGAGATATTTAGATTATATCCACCAGCTCCACTTCTAGTGCCAAGAGAAGCAATGGAAAAATCCACACTAGAAGGGTATGAAATTCAGCCAGGAACTATAATTCATGTAAACTCATGGGCAATTGCCAGGGATCCTGAAATATGGGAAAATCCAGAAGAATTTATACCCGAAAGATTCTTGAATAGTGATATTGATTTCAAGGGCCAAAATTTTGAGTTGATTCCATTTGGAGCAGGTCGAAGAGGTTGTCCAG GTATTGCACTTGGTGTTGCAACGATAAATCTTATACTTTCAAATCTTCTTTATGCATTTGATTGGGAATTGCCTTACGGGATGATAAAAGAAGACATTGATACAGATGGTATGCCTGGACTTGCCATGCATAAGAAAAATGCTCTTTGCCTTGTCCctaaaaattatacccacacaTAA
- the LOC125851401 gene encoding cytochrome P450 83B1-like, protein MMLFLFSVALSIVLIFLLLKAKISRNTNVPPGPLGLPIIGNLHQFDSLTPHIYFWKLSKKYGKIFSLKFGSTSIVVVSSAKLAKEVLKTQDLVFCSRPSLLGQYKLSYNGHDIGFAPYNEYWREMRKICIVHLFSLKKVQSFSPIREDEVSRMIKKISQQATTSQVTNLSTMLYSLTSTIICRVAFGIRYDEEAHERRRFDELLIETQAMMASFFVSNFFPSLSWIDKLTGLTDRLENNFKNLDNFYEELIEQHLNPKRPKSMEGDILDLLLQLKKEKSTPIDLTLEDVKALAMDVLVAGSDTSAAVIVWAMTALMRNPRAMKKAQEEIRQSIGKKGIVNEDDIQNMPYLKAVIKETLRLYPSAPLLLPRESMKKSILEEYEIESGTTIYVNFWAIARDPEIWENSNEFIPERFLNYDIDFKGQNFELIPFGAGRRGCPAITLGVAIVELALSNLLYAFDWKLPWSMRKEDIDTTVRPGIVMHKKIDLCLIPTNYL, encoded by the exons ATGATGCTCTTTCTATTCTCAGTAGCTCTTTCTATTgttctcatttttcttcttcttaaagcCAAAATAAGTAGAAACACAAATGTGCCACCTGGCCCTTTAGGTTTGCCAATCATTGGAAATTTGCATCAATTTGATAGTTTAACCCCTCATATCTATTTTTGGAAACTTTCCAAGAAATATGGAAAAATCTTCTCATTGAAATTTGGCTCTACTTCAATAGTTGTAGTTTCTTCAGCAAAATTAGCAaaagaagtgttgaaaacacaAGATTTAGTATTTTGTAGTAGACCTTCTCTTCTTGGGCAATATAAATTGTCTTACAATGGTCATGATATTGGTTTTGCACCTTACAATGAATATTGGAGAGAAATGAGAAAAATTTGTATTGTTCATTTATTTAGTCTCAAGAAAGTACAATCTTTTAGTCCAATTCGTGAAGACGAAGTATCAAGAATGATcaaaaaaatatctcaacaagcTACAACTTCACAAGTCACCAACTTGAGCACTATGTTATATTCACTAACAAGTACTATTATTTGTCGAGTTGCTTTTGGTATTAGGTATGATGAAGAAGCACATGAAAGGAGGAGATTTGATGAACTTTTAATTGAGACTCAAGCAATGATGGCTAGCTTCTttgtttctaatttttttccttctttaagTTGGATTGATAAACTTACTGGATTGACTGATAGActtgaaaataatttcaagaacTTGGATAATTTTTATGAAGAACTCATTGAGCAACATCTTAATCCCAAGAGGCCAAAATCCATGGAAGGGGACATTCTTGATCTTTTGCTTCAATTGAAGAAAGAGAAATCAACTCCAATTGATCTCACTTTGGAGGATGTAAAAGCACTTGCCATG GACGTGTTAGTAGCAGGATCAGACACAAGCGCGGCTGTAATAGTATGGGCGATGACAGCCTTAATGAGGAATCCAAGAGCCATGAAGAAAGCTCAAGAGGAAATTAGACAATCAATTGGAAAAAAAGGCATTGTAAATGAAGATGACATCCAAAACATGCCTTATCTTAAAGCAGTAATAAAGGAGACATTACGATTATATCCATCAGCTCCACTCCTACTACCAAGAGAATCAATGAAAAAGTCTATACTAGAAGAATATGAAATTGAGTCAGGAACCACAATTTATGTTAACTTTTGGGCTATTGCAAGAGATCCCGAGATATGGGAGAATTCAAATGAGTTTATTCCTGAGAGATTCCTAAATTACGATATTGATTTTAAAGGACAAAACTTTGAGTTAATTCCATTTGGAGCTGGGCGAAGAGGATGCCCAGCTATTACACTTGGGGTTGCCATAGTGGAACTTGCATTGTCAAATCTTCTTTATGCATTTGATTGGAAGTTGCCTTGGAGCATGAGAAAAGAGGACATTGATACAACTGTTAGGCCAGGAATTGTAATGCATAAGAAGATAGATCTTTGCCTTATACCTACAAATTATCTCTAG